Proteins encoded in a region of the Candidatus Beckwithbacteria bacterium genome:
- a CDS encoding tetratricopeptide repeat protein — protein MNEKLSRIARTVSLFCLSAAFILSPLFFLPLTTDFFQLNKQLFFTVLTAIALISWLVYNVIQKTVRLTLSPILLPLFIFTTIGITSTLINSPQNPEGWLTRPALFVVILVYFVLTTSLIQNSQSVRKILNLLLVSASLAAILGTLSILGAFQSLPASYLTTKTFSPTGSPLSLVTFLLTLLPFSLTLAFKVTGGPKKLVYFLTSGILISSIILIGSQLLPNRPLNPLLLPKLASWSIAIDTLKSKAFFGAGPNEFLNQFTQFKPISLNRTPLWTVNFNASGSEYLHILTTMGLIGLAAIGLIILSWYKLVKRDAGTRITSVQLGLNLATITLLIIGLFIPFTVFHWLILAGYLSLSVGLNKAKNLTKVKDVAVTLNTFTIVPPFADNPVTSASFASNVLPIIIGVVVLAGTAVAGYQVGRVYASELFFQQSLVAANNNLGTQTYNLQIKTINLSPNIDRYHLAYSNTNLALASALAAKANLTDQDKQTVTQLIQQSIREARTSVQLQPNKSANWQNLAALYRQLVNFAQGADQFSIDAYTQAVMLDPANPGLRLEMGGLYYSLGKFDQAVTRFQETIQLKPDMPNAYYNLSHAYLSQKKYLEAYQAMQQVEALIPADSADATTVKTELADLKTKLPATTTQPQTTNAQTQTLTQPSPAPAAPKNFAPVNVEPAPSPTQ, from the coding sequence ATGAATGAAAAACTGTCTCGGATTGCCCGAACTGTTTCTTTATTTTGCCTTTCCGCCGCTTTTATTCTCTCCCCGCTTTTTTTTCTGCCTTTAACTACCGACTTCTTTCAGCTTAATAAGCAACTTTTCTTTACCGTCTTAACCGCCATTGCTTTAATTTCCTGGCTGGTTTATAACGTCATTCAAAAAACCGTCCGCTTAACTTTATCGCCGATTCTCTTGCCTTTATTTATCTTCACCACCATTGGCATCACCTCTACCCTAATTAATTCTCCCCAAAATCCCGAAGGTTGGTTGACCCGCCCGGCCCTGTTCGTGGTTATTTTAGTTTATTTTGTCTTAACCACAAGTCTAATTCAAAACAGCCAATCCGTTAGAAAAATCCTTAATTTATTATTGGTTAGCGCTTCCCTTGCGGCAATTCTCGGCACCCTATCTATCTTAGGCGCGTTTCAATCCCTGCCGGCCAGTTATTTAACCACCAAAACTTTTTCCCCGACCGGTTCGCCTTTAAGTCTGGTTACTTTTTTATTAACCCTGCTACCCTTCAGTTTAACCTTGGCTTTTAAAGTCACCGGCGGCCCGAAAAAACTGGTTTATTTTTTAACTTCCGGCATCTTGATTTCCTCAATCATCTTAATCGGCAGCCAGCTTTTGCCCAACCGCCCCCTTAATCCGCTTTTATTGCCCAAACTCGCCAGTTGGTCCATTGCCATTGATACCTTAAAATCTAAAGCTTTTTTCGGCGCCGGCCCCAACGAATTTTTAAATCAGTTCACTCAGTTTAAGCCGATCAGCCTTAACCGCACCCCTTTATGGACAGTTAACTTCAACGCCTCCGGCAGCGAATATTTACACATCCTTACCACCATGGGCTTAATCGGTTTAGCGGCCATCGGCTTAATTATCCTCAGTTGGTATAAACTGGTTAAACGCGATGCCGGCACCCGGATTACCTCGGTCCAACTGGGTCTGAATTTAGCTACTATTACCCTGCTCATCATCGGCTTGTTTATCCCTTTCACGGTTTTTCACTGGCTGATTTTGGCCGGTTATTTAAGCTTATCCGTCGGCCTGAATAAAGCCAAAAACTTAACCAAAGTCAAAGATGTCGCCGTCACTCTTAATACTTTCACTATTGTCCCGCCCTTTGCCGACAATCCAGTCACTTCTGCCTCTTTTGCCTCCAACGTTCTCCCGATTATTATCGGTGTGGTTGTCTTGGCAGGCACGGCTGTCGCCGGTTACCAAGTGGGGCGCGTCTATGCCAGTGAACTTTTCTTTCAACAAAGCCTCGTCGCCGCTAATAACAATCTCGGCACCCAAACTTACAATTTACAAATTAAAACCATTAACTTAAGTCCGAATATTGACCGTTATCACCTGGCTTATTCCAATACTAATCTGGCACTAGCCAGTGCCCTGGCCGCTAAGGCTAATTTAACTGATCAGGACAAACAGACTGTCACCCAGTTAATTCAACAGTCAATTCGCGAAGCCCGGACCAGCGTTCAACTTCAACCCAATAAATCTGCCAACTGGCAAAACTTAGCCGCTCTTTACCGCCAACTGGTTAACTTTGCCCAAGGTGCTGATCAATTCAGTATTGACGCTTACACTCAGGCGGTTATGCTGGATCCGGCTAACCCCGGCTTAAGATTGGAAATGGGCGGCCTGTATTACTCTTTAGGCAAATTCGACCAAGCTGTCACCCGCTTTCAGGAAACCATCCAGCTAAAGCCGGACATGCCTAATGCTTACTACAATCTTTCCCATGCCTATTTAAGCCAGAAAAAATACCTGGAAGCCTATCAAGCGATGCAGCAAGTGGAAGCCCTGATCCCGGCTGATTCGGCTGACGCCACCACCGTCAAAACCGAACTGGCTGATCTCAAAACCAAGCTTCCCGCAACAACGACTCAACCTCAAACCACTAACGCGCAAACTCAAACCTTAACTCAACCCTCGCCCGCTCCCGCAGCGCCGAAAAACTTTGCCCCGGTTAACGTTGAACCGGCCCCCTCGCCCACCCAATAA